In Sideroxyarcus emersonii, one DNA window encodes the following:
- a CDS encoding CHASE2 domain-containing serine/threonine-protein kinase, translating to MRKTFLKSDWFTALLIALVFLFGANSDVIQSLERKAYDWGVLASSRVPSDKIAIIAIDDQSIANLGRWPWPRAIQGKMLDILAAGQAKVVGNTVFFFEPQVDAGLGYINKIGAMLADSSLKRSNPAEWAQLDALLQDALLHLDNDQQLAASMLKANDVLLGMYFDLGEPQGKPDNPLPDYILKNNLTNIQGGVDASMPLPALGVQIPIPVLGSNALATGHLNATPDVDGAVRTEPLVVGYFDQYYPSLSLLLAAKSLNLEPKDIKVTLGQGVRLGNQNIATDPALRMHTFFYGDREGKPAFQVDSFYDVLSGKIPPEKYRDKIVLIGATAAGVGASQVTPISAGMSPVLTLAHSVSSILKQDFFVRPRWGFAAESAVFLVVSLYLILLVPRLSAGVAAAVTGGLFALLLAAHFILMTTQAMWLQLMLPTALLLVGHLLLTTKRFLMTEKGKLKSDADSAESNRMLGLAFQGQGQLDMAFDKFRKVPLDDSLMDVLYNLGLDFERKRQFNKAESVFRYMADHNPKFRDLEARLVQSRAMAETVILGGSAGRSNDSTMKLDRANVAKPMLGRYEIEKELGKGAMGVVYLGKDPKIGRVVAIKTMALSQEFEADELEEVKARFFREAETAGRLNHPNIVTMYDAGEEHDLAYIAMEFLKGKDLVPYTKQPNLLPLPKVLSIIARVADALGYAHGLNVVHRDIKPANIMYDPETDTVKVTDFGIARITDSSKTKTGMVLGTPSYMSPEQLSGVKIEGHSDLFSLGVSLYQLACGKLPFAGDSMAQLMFRIANEPHADILSVNPDLPPCVVAIINKSLAKKIEDRYASGGEMAEALRKCAASL from the coding sequence ATGAGAAAAACATTCTTGAAATCGGACTGGTTCACCGCCTTGCTGATTGCATTAGTGTTCCTGTTCGGTGCCAACAGCGATGTGATCCAGAGCCTGGAGCGCAAAGCCTATGACTGGGGTGTGCTGGCGTCGTCGCGCGTTCCCAGCGACAAGATCGCGATCATCGCCATCGACGACCAGAGTATCGCTAACTTGGGCCGTTGGCCCTGGCCGCGCGCGATCCAGGGCAAGATGCTGGATATCCTGGCGGCAGGCCAGGCCAAGGTGGTCGGCAATACCGTTTTCTTTTTCGAGCCGCAAGTCGATGCCGGCCTGGGCTATATCAACAAGATCGGCGCGATGCTCGCCGACTCTTCCCTGAAACGCAGCAATCCGGCGGAGTGGGCGCAGCTCGATGCGCTGCTGCAGGACGCCTTGCTGCATCTGGACAACGACCAGCAGCTGGCCGCAAGCATGCTCAAGGCTAACGATGTGCTGCTGGGTATGTATTTCGACTTGGGCGAACCGCAAGGCAAACCGGACAATCCATTGCCGGACTACATCCTGAAGAACAATCTGACCAACATCCAGGGCGGTGTGGATGCGTCCATGCCGCTCCCCGCGCTGGGCGTACAGATACCGATCCCAGTGCTGGGTTCGAATGCGCTGGCCACCGGTCACCTGAATGCGACGCCCGACGTGGACGGAGCGGTACGCACGGAACCGCTGGTGGTCGGATATTTCGATCAGTACTATCCCTCGCTGTCGCTGCTGCTGGCAGCAAAGAGCCTGAATCTCGAACCGAAAGACATCAAGGTGACGCTGGGGCAGGGCGTCAGGCTGGGCAATCAGAACATCGCCACCGATCCGGCGCTGCGCATGCATACCTTCTTCTACGGTGACCGCGAAGGCAAACCAGCCTTCCAGGTGGATTCGTTTTACGATGTGCTGAGCGGGAAGATCCCGCCGGAGAAATACCGCGACAAGATTGTGCTGATCGGGGCCACTGCCGCAGGAGTGGGGGCGTCGCAAGTGACGCCGATCTCCGCCGGGATGTCGCCGGTACTGACGCTGGCGCACTCGGTGTCCAGCATCCTCAAACAGGACTTTTTTGTCCGGCCGAGATGGGGCTTCGCAGCCGAGAGCGCGGTTTTTCTGGTGGTTTCGTTGTACCTGATCCTGCTCGTGCCGCGCCTGAGCGCGGGGGTGGCGGCTGCCGTCACCGGCGGCTTGTTCGCGTTGCTGCTGGCGGCACATTTCATCCTGATGACGACGCAGGCGATGTGGCTGCAGCTGATGTTGCCAACCGCGCTGTTGCTGGTCGGTCATTTGTTGTTGACCACCAAACGCTTCCTGATGACGGAGAAGGGCAAGCTCAAGTCCGATGCGGACTCGGCGGAGAGCAATCGCATGCTGGGACTGGCGTTCCAGGGGCAGGGCCAACTGGACATGGCTTTCGACAAGTTCCGCAAGGTGCCGCTGGACGATAGCCTGATGGACGTGCTTTACAACCTCGGGCTGGATTTCGAACGCAAGCGCCAGTTCAACAAGGCCGAATCGGTGTTCAGGTATATGGCCGACCACAACCCGAAGTTCCGCGATCTGGAAGCGCGGCTGGTGCAATCCAGGGCGATGGCCGAAACGGTCATTCTGGGCGGTTCTGCGGGGCGCAGCAACGATAGTACGATGAAGCTGGATCGGGCGAATGTGGCCAAACCGATGCTGGGGCGCTACGAGATCGAGAAAGAGCTGGGCAAGGGGGCCATGGGCGTGGTGTACCTGGGCAAGGACCCGAAGATCGGCCGCGTCGTGGCGATCAAGACCATGGCGCTGTCGCAGGAGTTCGAGGCGGACGAACTGGAAGAGGTCAAGGCCCGCTTCTTCCGCGAGGCCGAGACGGCGGGGCGCCTGAACCATCCCAACATCGTCACCATGTACGATGCCGGCGAGGAGCATGACCTGGCCTATATCGCGATGGAGTTCCTCAAAGGCAAGGATCTGGTGCCCTACACCAAACAGCCCAATCTGCTGCCCTTGCCCAAGGTGCTGAGCATCATTGCGCGTGTGGCGGATGCGCTGGGTTACGCGCATGGCCTGAACGTGGTGCACCGGGACATCAAGCCGGCCAATATCATGTACGATCCGGAAACCGATACGGTAAAGGTCACCGATTTCGGCATCGCACGCATCACCGACTCATCCAAGACCAAAACCGGCATGGTGCTGGGCACGCCCTCCTACATGTCGCCGGAGCAGCTGTCCGGGGTCAAGATCGAGGGGCATTCCGACCTGTTCTCGCTGGGGGTGAGCTTGTACCAACTGGCGTGTGGTAAGCTCCCGTTTGCGGGCGATTCCATGGCCCAGTTGATGTTCCGTATCGCCAACGAGCCGCATGCGGATATCCTGAGTGTCAATCCGGACTTGCCGCCGTGCGTGGTCGCCATCATCAACAAGTCGTTGGCGAAGAAGATTGAAGACCGTTATGCAAGCGGCGGTGAGATGGCTGAAGCGTTGCGCAAATGTGCGGCCAGCTTGTAA